One window of Hymenobacter sp. BRD128 genomic DNA carries:
- the gatA gene encoding Asp-tRNA(Asn)/Glu-tRNA(Gln) amidotransferase subunit GatA, producing the protein MKPLFSSLSEIQRELAAGTTSCRQLVEYYLDNIGQRNAELNVFLEVWADEARQQAAAVDEKLAQGTAGKLAGMVIGLKDVLAYQGHSLQSSSRILDGFKSLFTGTAVQRLLAEDAIFIGRQNCDEFAMGGSNENSAFGVVRNAQDPSRVPGGSSGGSAVAVQADMCLASIGSDTGGSVRQPAAFCGVIGLKPTYSRISRYGLVAFASSFDQIGPITHSIEDAARLLEVMAGPDGYDSTASQQPVPAYSELLTPAAQYRIGYIANAIDRPGLQPEVHTALEDTLATLRSHGHVVEAVEFPLLEEMIPTYYILTTAEASSNLSRFDGVKYGFRAPDVTDLESLYKKTRAQGFGPEVQRRIMLGTFVLSASYYDAYYTKAQRVRRLIKEKTDELLRQYDFLVLPTTPTTAFKIGEKQDPVSMYLADIFTVQASLAGVPAISIPAGVDDESLPIGLQILSGAFREADLLAFAGTLTTVTAAN; encoded by the coding sequence TTGAAACCTCTGTTTTCTTCCCTTTCGGAAATTCAGCGCGAGCTGGCGGCGGGCACTACGTCCTGCCGCCAGCTCGTTGAGTATTACCTCGATAACATCGGCCAGCGCAATGCGGAGCTAAACGTTTTTCTGGAAGTGTGGGCCGACGAAGCCCGCCAGCAAGCCGCCGCCGTCGATGAAAAGCTGGCCCAGGGCACTGCGGGCAAGCTAGCCGGCATGGTTATCGGCCTCAAAGACGTGCTCGCCTACCAGGGCCACTCGCTGCAAAGCAGCAGCCGCATTCTCGACGGGTTTAAGTCGCTCTTTACGGGCACGGCCGTGCAGCGCCTGCTGGCTGAGGACGCTATTTTCATTGGTCGCCAGAACTGCGACGAGTTTGCGATGGGCGGCTCGAACGAGAACTCCGCTTTTGGGGTGGTGCGCAACGCCCAGGACCCTAGCCGGGTGCCGGGCGGCAGCAGCGGCGGCTCGGCGGTGGCGGTGCAGGCCGATATGTGCCTGGCTTCGATTGGCTCCGACACGGGCGGCTCGGTACGGCAACCAGCCGCTTTTTGTGGGGTTATTGGCTTAAAGCCTACTTATTCGCGCATTTCGCGCTACGGCTTGGTGGCCTTTGCGTCGTCGTTTGACCAGATTGGGCCGATTACGCATTCCATTGAAGATGCCGCCCGCCTGCTCGAAGTAATGGCCGGCCCGGATGGCTACGACAGCACCGCCAGCCAGCAGCCCGTGCCCGCTTACAGCGAGCTGCTGACGCCGGCCGCGCAGTACCGCATCGGATATATTGCCAATGCCATCGACCGGCCCGGCTTGCAGCCCGAGGTACACACTGCGCTGGAAGACACCCTAGCCACGCTGCGCAGCCACGGCCACGTAGTGGAAGCGGTTGAGTTTCCGCTACTTGAGGAGATGATTCCGACTTACTACATCCTTACTACGGCCGAGGCTAGCTCCAACCTGTCGCGCTTCGACGGGGTGAAGTATGGCTTCCGCGCGCCCGACGTGACGGACCTGGAATCGCTCTATAAAAAAACACGTGCCCAGGGCTTTGGCCCCGAAGTGCAGCGGCGCATCATGCTGGGCACCTTCGTGTTGAGCGCTAGCTATTACGACGCTTATTACACTAAGGCGCAGCGCGTACGCCGGCTCATCAAGGAAAAAACCGACGAATTGCTGCGGCAGTACGACTTCCTAGTGCTGCCCACCACACCTACTACGGCGTTTAAGATTGGCGAGAAACAGGACCCGGTGAGTATGTACCTGGCCGATATTTTTACAGTGCAGGCTTCGCTGGCTGGCGTGCCCGCTATTTCGATTCCGGCTGGGGTTGATGATGAGAGCCTGCCGATTGGCTTGCAGATACTGAGCGGTGCCTTCCGGGAAGCTGATTTACTGGCTTTTGCCGGCACGCTGACCACCGTAACGGCCGCCAACTAG
- a CDS encoding lytic transglycosylase domain-containing protein, with product MKALQQLPAPAPSPRKPRLTRRLLLLALTLGSVPALAQRAPHRCETAAPAPPASTLIPGDTIRQVVELPPATLDSLAAEPLEEPAVDSARLVWLQTPATLYETVNDRMGCIETQAPHQFNAAVLAYVRLFTERQRGYTQRVLEREQFYFPTFEKYLAQYNLPVELKYLSVVESALIPTAKSPVGAAGLWQFMPPTASDLRLKRDEWVDERMHPEKATEAACKHLRYLYGVFHDWELVLAAYNWGAGNMQRVMRKTGKRNFWELYPHLPAETRNYVPTFTAIMYAMKYATEHNLSDPALRYQRYEPLDTLGVRGQALDLRRLSRALGYNDSLTLGRYNPEVRHGSLPAGYRPYVLRYPSAAREHLGDVDRATLLAYCQPATDLPQALPVRQARLAGVTPWPSRDELAATAGPRSATGEATPRYRRVHYTVRRGQTVASVAEKFEVSPSQVRRWNELPKHATLRPGRELLVFVPLPPAEAAAPAAAVSLPAAPRRVAPVDSAVQALAVANARYAREAQALAQREAAQAKELLRAQKLQAARIVAQQQQAIFRAAALAKAAAQEKAQRLAAETAARVEANNGASDAVASADTLVPPAPTRRSRGRGLAVAAREAAAPETAAAKPAASAAKSEAYTVRPGDDLTHLARTHSLTVTQLREWNQLPTEAVQVGQRLRFSAPAPEAVASHQGRTRAAERPEPHFSTHTVQPGDTLYNISRRFKVSVQELRRLNHLTSDDVKLGQKLVVQAS from the coding sequence ATGAAAGCTTTGCAGCAACTGCCCGCGCCCGCCCCTAGCCCGCGCAAGCCGCGCCTGACGCGGCGCTTGTTGCTGCTAGCTCTCACGCTGGGCTCGGTGCCCGCGCTGGCCCAGCGCGCACCGCACCGCTGCGAAACGGCGGCGCCCGCGCCGCCCGCCTCTACCCTTATTCCCGGCGATACCATTCGGCAGGTGGTAGAATTGCCGCCCGCCACGCTCGATTCGCTGGCCGCCGAGCCGCTTGAAGAGCCAGCCGTGGACTCGGCCCGCCTAGTGTGGCTGCAAACGCCCGCCACGCTCTACGAAACCGTGAACGACCGTATGGGCTGCATCGAAACGCAGGCCCCGCACCAGTTCAATGCGGCGGTACTAGCCTACGTGCGGCTTTTTACCGAGCGGCAGCGCGGCTACACCCAGCGCGTGCTGGAGCGCGAGCAGTTTTACTTTCCGACTTTTGAGAAATACCTGGCGCAGTATAACTTACCGGTGGAGCTGAAGTACTTATCGGTAGTCGAGTCGGCCTTGATACCCACCGCTAAGTCGCCGGTAGGAGCCGCTGGCCTTTGGCAGTTTATGCCGCCCACGGCCAGCGACCTGCGCCTGAAGCGCGACGAGTGGGTGGATGAGCGCATGCACCCCGAAAAGGCTACTGAAGCGGCCTGCAAGCACCTGCGCTACCTCTACGGGGTATTTCACGACTGGGAGTTGGTGCTGGCGGCCTACAACTGGGGCGCGGGCAATATGCAGCGCGTGATGCGCAAAACCGGCAAGCGCAATTTCTGGGAACTGTACCCGCACCTGCCGGCCGAAACCCGCAACTACGTGCCCACCTTCACGGCCATTATGTACGCCATGAAGTATGCTACTGAGCACAACCTCAGCGACCCGGCGCTACGCTACCAGCGCTATGAGCCGCTCGATACACTGGGCGTGCGTGGCCAGGCCCTCGACCTGCGCCGCCTGAGCCGGGCGCTGGGCTACAACGATTCGCTTACGCTGGGCCGCTATAACCCCGAGGTGCGCCATGGCAGCCTGCCGGCCGGCTACCGGCCCTACGTGCTGCGCTATCCGAGCGCCGCCCGCGAGCACCTCGGCGACGTAGACCGGGCTACGCTGCTGGCTTACTGCCAGCCGGCTACTGACTTGCCACAGGCGTTACCTGTTCGCCAGGCGCGCTTGGCCGGCGTCACGCCCTGGCCGAGCCGCGACGAGCTAGCCGCTACTGCCGGCCCGCGCTCCGCAACCGGCGAGGCTACCCCGCGCTACCGCCGCGTGCACTACACCGTGCGCCGGGGCCAGACGGTGGCCAGCGTAGCCGAAAAATTTGAGGTTAGTCCCAGCCAGGTGCGGCGCTGGAATGAGTTGCCCAAGCATGCCACCCTGCGGCCTGGCCGTGAGCTACTAGTATTTGTGCCGCTGCCACCGGCCGAAGCGGCAGCTCCGGCGGCGGCCGTATCGCTGCCCGCCGCGCCGCGCCGCGTGGCACCGGTAGATAGTGCCGTCCAGGCGCTAGCCGTTGCTAATGCTCGCTACGCCCGCGAAGCGCAGGCCCTCGCCCAACGCGAGGCGGCGCAGGCCAAAGAATTGCTGCGCGCCCAGAAGCTACAAGCCGCCCGCATTGTGGCCCAACAGCAGCAGGCTATTTTCCGGGCCGCCGCGCTAGCTAAGGCTGCTGCGCAGGAAAAAGCCCAGCGTCTGGCGGCGGAAACGGCCGCCCGCGTCGAAGCCAATAATGGGGCTAGCGACGCCGTAGCCAGCGCCGACACCCTGGTGCCGCCCGCACCTACTCGCCGCAGCCGTGGCAGGGGGCTAGCCGTGGCGGCCCGCGAAGCTGCGGCGCCCGAAACCGCAGCCGCCAAGCCAGCCGCTTCGGCTGCTAAAAGTGAGGCGTATACGGTGCGGCCGGGCGACGACCTCACGCACCTGGCGCGGACGCACAGCCTCACGGTAACCCAGCTGCGCGAGTGGAACCAGCTGCCTACCGAAGCGGTGCAGGTGGGCCAGCGGCTGCGCTTTAGCGCGCCAGCTCCCGAAGCGGTGGCTAGCCACCAGGGGCGCACCCGCGCCGCCGAGCGGCCCGAGCCTCATTTCAGTACGCACACGGTGCAGCCCGGCGACACGCTGTACAATATCTCGCGGCGCTTCAAGGTGAGTGTGCAGGAGCTGCGCCGACTCAACCACCTCACTTCCGACGATGTGAAGCTGGGCCAAAAGCTGGTAGTGCAGGCTAGCTAG
- a CDS encoding NADP-dependent malic enzyme has protein sequence MLKINREDALAYHEQSPQGKIEVVPTKPVSTQLDLALAYSPGVAEPCKEIAKNPDDVYKYTAKGNLVAVISNGTAVLGLGNIGPAASKPVMEGKGVLFKKFAGIDCFDIEIDATDPDEFIRIVKALEPTFGGINLEDIKAPECFRIETELRDLMNIPLMHDDQHGTAIITSAALLNALEIVGKKIGDIQLVVSGAGAAAVSCLRLYLALGVRKENVVVFDKDGIINPSRTDLADMQRQFATERPITTLAEAMVGADVFLGLSAANVLPAELLLHMAANPIVFALANPEPEISYELATSTRPDLIMATGRSDHPNQVNNVLGFPYIFRGALDVRATEINEAMKLAAVHALAELSKEPVPDIVNNAYGDNTLAFGRTYLIPKPLDPRLITSLSPAVARAAMESGVARRPIADWAAYEDELRARLGLDQKLMNRITSAARQSPRRVVFAEADNYKILKAAQLVRDEGIAFPILLGPPAKIQAIAQANNLDLEGCEVIDILQDEAKRNEYAELLYQKRQRRGITRYEGRRLLRERNYYAAMMVETGAADACITGLTKDYGKSLIPSLQVIGPAEGVRRVASMYIIQTKKGPYFFADTTVNIDPTAEEMVEIIGLTARAVRFFDAEPRVAVISYSNFGSNSGPLPEKTRRATELAKQRYPDLLIDGEMQANVALNLQLLQENYGFSPLADKGANTLIFPNVESGNIAYKVMQELGGAEVIGPVLMGMRKPVHILQLGASVRDIVNMTAIAVVDAQRDGKAL, from the coding sequence ATGCTGAAAATTAACCGAGAAGACGCCCTAGCCTACCACGAGCAAAGCCCGCAGGGCAAGATTGAGGTGGTGCCCACCAAGCCCGTGAGCACCCAGCTCGACCTGGCGCTGGCCTATTCGCCGGGCGTGGCTGAGCCGTGCAAGGAAATCGCTAAAAACCCCGACGACGTGTACAAGTACACGGCCAAGGGCAACCTGGTCGCCGTTATCTCGAACGGCACGGCCGTGCTCGGCCTGGGCAACATTGGCCCCGCCGCCAGCAAGCCGGTGATGGAAGGCAAGGGCGTACTGTTCAAGAAGTTTGCGGGCATCGACTGCTTTGATATTGAGATTGACGCGACTGACCCCGACGAGTTTATTCGCATCGTGAAGGCGCTGGAGCCCACCTTCGGCGGCATCAACCTAGAGGATATTAAAGCGCCCGAGTGCTTCCGTATCGAAACGGAGCTGCGCGACCTGATGAACATCCCGCTGATGCACGACGACCAGCACGGCACGGCCATCATTACCTCGGCGGCATTGCTGAACGCGCTCGAAATCGTGGGTAAGAAGATTGGCGATATTCAGCTCGTGGTGAGCGGGGCGGGCGCGGCGGCCGTGTCGTGTCTGCGGCTGTATCTGGCGCTGGGTGTGCGCAAGGAAAATGTGGTAGTCTTTGATAAAGATGGCATTATCAACCCTAGCCGCACCGACCTGGCCGACATGCAGCGGCAGTTTGCCACCGAGCGGCCCATCACGACCCTGGCCGAGGCGATGGTGGGCGCTGACGTATTCCTGGGCCTTTCGGCCGCCAATGTGCTGCCCGCCGAGCTGCTGCTGCACATGGCCGCCAACCCCATCGTATTTGCCCTGGCCAACCCCGAACCCGAAATCAGCTACGAACTGGCCACCAGCACCCGGCCCGACCTCATTATGGCCACCGGCCGCTCGGACCATCCCAACCAGGTGAACAACGTGCTGGGCTTTCCCTACATTTTCCGGGGCGCTTTGGATGTGCGGGCCACCGAAATAAACGAGGCCATGAAGCTAGCCGCCGTGCACGCCCTGGCCGAGCTGAGCAAGGAGCCGGTGCCCGATATTGTCAACAATGCCTACGGCGACAACACGCTGGCGTTTGGTCGCACCTATCTCATTCCCAAGCCATTAGACCCCCGCCTGATTACGAGCCTCTCGCCGGCCGTGGCGCGGGCCGCGATGGAAAGCGGCGTGGCCCGCCGGCCCATTGCCGACTGGGCAGCCTACGAAGACGAGCTGCGCGCGCGCCTCGGCCTCGACCAGAAGCTGATGAACCGCATTACCTCGGCGGCGCGCCAGAGCCCGCGCCGGGTGGTATTTGCCGAAGCCGATAACTATAAGATTCTTAAGGCGGCCCAGCTCGTGCGCGATGAGGGCATTGCCTTTCCTATTCTGCTCGGGCCGCCCGCCAAGATTCAAGCCATTGCCCAGGCCAATAACCTTGACCTGGAAGGCTGCGAGGTTATTGATATTCTGCAAGATGAAGCCAAGCGCAATGAATACGCCGAGCTGCTCTACCAGAAGCGGCAGCGCCGGGGCATCACGCGCTACGAGGGCCGGCGCCTGCTGCGCGAGCGCAACTACTACGCCGCCATGATGGTAGAAACCGGCGCCGCCGACGCCTGCATTACGGGCCTCACCAAAGACTACGGCAAGAGCCTCATCCCGTCGCTGCAAGTAATCGGGCCGGCCGAGGGCGTGCGCCGGGTGGCGTCGATGTACATCATCCAAACCAAGAAAGGCCCGTATTTCTTTGCCGATACCACCGTCAACATCGACCCCACGGCCGAGGAGATGGTCGAGATTATCGGCCTCACGGCGCGGGCCGTGCGCTTTTTCGACGCCGAGCCGCGGGTGGCCGTCATCAGCTATTCCAATTTCGGCTCGAATAGTGGGCCGCTGCCCGAAAAAACCCGCCGCGCCACCGAGCTAGCCAAGCAGCGCTACCCCGACCTGCTCATCGACGGTGAGATGCAGGCCAACGTGGCTCTGAACCTGCAGCTGCTGCAGGAAAACTATGGCTTCTCACCCCTGGCCGACAAAGGCGCCAACACGCTGATTTTTCCCAATGTAGAGTCGGGCAACATTGCCTACAAGGTGATGCAGGAGCTGGGCGGCGCCGAGGTAATCGGGCCGGTGCTGATGGGCATGCGCAAACCGGTGCACATTTTGCAGCTCGGCGCTAGCGTGCGCGACATCGTGAACATGACTGCCATCGCGGTCGTGGATGCCCAGCGCGACGGCAAGGCGCTGTAG